Genomic segment of Malus domestica chromosome 15, GDT2T_hap1:
tttttttttttttttttttgggaaaaagatATGGTAGTTACTTATAAGAGTCGATCATGGCATTGCATTATCCTCCACAAGTAAGTCGGTGACAATACTTGGGGGAGTCACATTCCATATACAGTCTTGTTGCACCGAAAGACCAATTCATGCAAGGCAATGGGCAATCGAGTTTGCTTGACGTTGAGTGTGGGTAATTTTACCTTCAGTAATTGAATAGAGAAGCACCTTGATATCTTCCACAATTTGGCCAATCGACAACAAATTTAGAGAAAGATCGCACGATGCCTCGACAATTTGAAGTGAATCGCATTCAAATAACATATATTGAAATCCCCAGTCAACTGCCCAAGACAAACTTGCCCTTAAGGCCATCGCTTCTGCTTGGAGATGAGAGAAAACATCGTCTTCCCCACCACATTTAGCTGCCACAAAATTCCCTATTCCGTCACGAACAATGGCACCAAAGCCTGCCATATTGCGTTCCCCGTTCCAAGCCCCATCAATGTTCAGTTTGAGGCGTCCTGATGGTGGAGCAATCTGTTAGAATATGAGCATGAGTATGAATCGGTAAACTTGGTTGTAGGATTAGAGATTGAATATGAAGTCTTGTTGAGAATGGATTTGTAAATCCATGTCGTAACTGGACTGCTATTTGGAATGAATTGGTATTCCATATGGATTTTAATAGGGGAATCCTTATAGAATTTGGTTAAGATTGTATAGTATATATATGGTGGCATTTGCTCTCGCAGTGTGAACTCAATACAAGACTAAGACCTATTATTAGTTGAGAACCTTGAACACTGAAGAGAGGAGAAGGTGCACT
This window contains:
- the LOC108172241 gene encoding uncharacterized protein, producing MASGSATSAEKTVPVDELEPVAISDFCNNVAVHLLLSSVFKIAPPSGRLKLNIDGAWNGERNMAGFGAIVRDGIGNFVAAKCGGEDDVFSHLQAEAMALRASLSWAVDWGFQYMLFECDSLQIVEASCDLSLNLLSIGQIVEDIKVLLYSITEGKITHTQRQANSIAHCLA